Proteins encoded by one window of Vigna radiata var. radiata cultivar VC1973A chromosome 5, Vradiata_ver6, whole genome shotgun sequence:
- the LOC106762293 gene encoding ABSCISIC ACID-INSENSITIVE 5-like protein 5 isoform X2 — MNFKSFGNEAGGDGGGRPVGNFSLTRQPSVYSLTFDEFMNSMGGSGKDFGSMNMDELLKNIWTAEEVQTMASAGVATEDVGAGVSHLQRQGSLTLPRTLSQKTVDEVWKDISKDYGGHGGPNLAQTPRQPTLGEMTLEEFLVRAGVVREDAKPNDGVFMDLARAGNNNGLGFGFQQMNKVSTATGLMGNRLSNDPLVGLQSPANLPLSVNGVRSSSQQPQMQSPQSQQQHQQQIFPKQSPMSYAAAQMPQGMVRGGIVGLGGDQGLSVQGGGIGMVGLAPGSVHVATGSPAANQISGDKMTKSNGDTSSVSPVPYVFNGGMRGRKSGGAVEKVIERRQRRMIKNRESAARSRARKQAYTMELEAEVAKLKEENQELVKKQAEIMEIQKNQVKEMMNLQREVKRRRLRRTQTGPW, encoded by the exons ATGAATTTCAAGAGCTTCGGGAATGAAGCTGGTGGCGACGGAGGAGGGAGACCGGTGGGGAACTTCTCCCTCACGCGGCAGCCGTCGGTGTACTCGTTGACGTTCGACGAGTTCATGAACAGCATGGGAGGTTCCGGGAAGGACTTTGGCTCCATGAACATGGACGAGTTGCTCAAGAACATTTGGACGGCGGAGGAGGTCCAGACAATGGCTTCGGCGGGCGTTGCCACCGAGGACGTAGGAGCCGGCGTCAGCCATTTGCAACGGCAGGGGTCGCTGACGCTGCCGCGGACTCTGAGCCAGAAGACAGTGGATGAGGTTTGGAAGGACATTTCGAAGGATTACGGTGGGCACGGCGGGCCCAATCTTGCACAGACTCCGAGACAGCCCACTTTGGGAGAGATGACTTTGGAGGAGTTTCTGGTCAGAGCTGGTGTTGTTAGAGAAGACGCGAAGCCAAACGATGGCGTTTTCATGGATCTGGCTCGTGCAGGGAATAACAACGGTTTGGGGTTTGGGTTCCAGCAGATGAACAAGGTTTCTACTGCTACCGGTTTGATGGGTAACCGGTTGAGCAATGATCCACTGGTGGGTCTTCAGTCTCCTGCCAATTTGCCTTTGAGTGTTAATGGGGTGAGATCGTCCAGTCAGCAGCCACAGATGCAGAGTCCACAGTCTCAGCAACAGCATCAGCAGCAAATATTTCCTAAGCAGAGTCCTATGTCTTATGCAGCTGCTCAGATGCCCCAGGGAATGGTGAGGGGTGGGATTGTGGGACTCGGTGGTGATCAGGGTTTGAGCGTGCAAGGTGGAGGGATTGGTATGGTTGGTTTGGCACCTGGGTCAGTTCATGTTGCTACTGGGTCTCCTGCTGCTAACCAAATATCCGGTGATAAGATGACCAAGAGCAATGGTGATACCTCGTCTGTCTCACCGGTTCCTTACGTCTTTAACGGAGGCATGAGGGGGAGGAAGAGTGGAGGAGCCGTGGAGAAGGTGATAGAGAGGAGGCAGAGAAGGATGATAAAGAACAGAGAGTCAGCTGCCAGGTCAAGGGCACGCAAGCAG GCTTACACCATGGAATTGGAAGCAGAAGTTGCAAAGTTAAAAGAGGAGAACCAGGAACTTGTGAAAAAACAG GCTGAAATCATGGAAATTCAGAAAAATCAA GttaaggaaatgatgaattTGCAACGAGAAGTCAAGAGAAGACGCCTCAGACGAACACAAACCGGTCCGTGGTAG
- the LOC106762293 gene encoding ABSCISIC ACID-INSENSITIVE 5-like protein 5 isoform X1 — translation MNFKSFGNEAGGDGGGRPVGNFSLTRQPSVYSLTFDEFMNSMGGSGKDFGSMNMDELLKNIWTAEEVQTMASAGVATEDVGAGVSHLQRQGSLTLPRTLSQKTVDEVWKDISKDYGGHGGPNLAQTPRQPTLGEMTLEEFLVRAGVVREDAKPNDGVFMDLARAGNNNGLGFGFQQMNKVSTATGLMGNRLSNDPLVGLQSPANLPLSVNGVRSSSQQPQMQSPQSQQQHQQQIFPKQSPMSYAAAQMPQGMVRGGIVGLGGDQGLSVQGGGIGMVGLAPGSVHVATGSPAANQISGDKMTKSNGDTSSVSPVPYVFNGGMRGRKSGGAVEKVIERRQRRMIKNRESAARSRARKQTVDFTFNIRKEGGVAVTYFMKIRHIIFYNRVSECSVLKSKEYDDDMRHVISLLIVILLGH, via the exons ATGAATTTCAAGAGCTTCGGGAATGAAGCTGGTGGCGACGGAGGAGGGAGACCGGTGGGGAACTTCTCCCTCACGCGGCAGCCGTCGGTGTACTCGTTGACGTTCGACGAGTTCATGAACAGCATGGGAGGTTCCGGGAAGGACTTTGGCTCCATGAACATGGACGAGTTGCTCAAGAACATTTGGACGGCGGAGGAGGTCCAGACAATGGCTTCGGCGGGCGTTGCCACCGAGGACGTAGGAGCCGGCGTCAGCCATTTGCAACGGCAGGGGTCGCTGACGCTGCCGCGGACTCTGAGCCAGAAGACAGTGGATGAGGTTTGGAAGGACATTTCGAAGGATTACGGTGGGCACGGCGGGCCCAATCTTGCACAGACTCCGAGACAGCCCACTTTGGGAGAGATGACTTTGGAGGAGTTTCTGGTCAGAGCTGGTGTTGTTAGAGAAGACGCGAAGCCAAACGATGGCGTTTTCATGGATCTGGCTCGTGCAGGGAATAACAACGGTTTGGGGTTTGGGTTCCAGCAGATGAACAAGGTTTCTACTGCTACCGGTTTGATGGGTAACCGGTTGAGCAATGATCCACTGGTGGGTCTTCAGTCTCCTGCCAATTTGCCTTTGAGTGTTAATGGGGTGAGATCGTCCAGTCAGCAGCCACAGATGCAGAGTCCACAGTCTCAGCAACAGCATCAGCAGCAAATATTTCCTAAGCAGAGTCCTATGTCTTATGCAGCTGCTCAGATGCCCCAGGGAATGGTGAGGGGTGGGATTGTGGGACTCGGTGGTGATCAGGGTTTGAGCGTGCAAGGTGGAGGGATTGGTATGGTTGGTTTGGCACCTGGGTCAGTTCATGTTGCTACTGGGTCTCCTGCTGCTAACCAAATATCCGGTGATAAGATGACCAAGAGCAATGGTGATACCTCGTCTGTCTCACCGGTTCCTTACGTCTTTAACGGAGGCATGAGGGGGAGGAAGAGTGGAGGAGCCGTGGAGAAGGTGATAGAGAGGAGGCAGAGAAGGATGATAAAGAACAGAGAGTCAGCTGCCAGGTCAAGGGCACGCAAGCAG ACTGTAGATTTTACTTTCAATATCAGAAAGGAGGGAGGAGTAGCTGTGACATATTTCATGAAAATACGCCACATAATTTTCTATAATAGGGTTAGTGAATGTTCAGTTCTAAAATCGAAAGAATATGATGACGATATGCGTCATGTTATTTCTTTACTAATAGTAATACTGCTCGGCCATTGA